The following is a genomic window from Mycobacterium parmense.
TTGGTATACGCCCGATGCCGTTGTGTCACCGAAGCGGTACCGGCAACCCCTTGACAAAGCCGATGGTGCTCACACCACGGTCAGCGGCAGCGAACGCCTCGGCTCGAACTGAAACGTCGATCCGCCACTGACTTTCGCCACCGAAACCTCTGGCAGTTCGTCCGCGGCGGCATCGGCCTCGACGAATTCGGCGGTCCAGTCGACGTCCGTACCGCTAACCCGGACCCGCAGACGGGGATCGACGGCGGTCGCGATCGCCTGCAGCGGCTGCACCGACGCCGGGGAGCACAGCGCAATCCAGGCGCCGTCGTCGTAGGCCGGCGACCGCGCGACGATCAGCCGGTTCGCCGCCGTCTCGGACACGACATAGCCGGCGGGATTGAGCAAGGGGTGCAACCCGAGCACCCGCATGAGTCCGTCGATCCCCGCGGGCGACCCCAGGGCGCGGTGGATCCGCTCGGCGGCCAGCCCCGCCACACCGATCAGGCCGCGGGTGCACACCGCGACGGCCTCCGCCTCCTCGCGCGCCCGCCCGCGCACCGCGATGGCGAACGACAGGTACAGCAGGTGCATCTGCAGACAGACCTCGTCGGCCATGCGGACCAGCGCCGAGTGCGAGAACGCGTCGAAGTCGAAGTCGGACAAGACCGGCCCCGCGTACTCCGACTTGCCCTCTTCCATCGGGTCGATTGGATCGAGTTCCCATGTCGCTGCGCGGGTTTGGCGGACGATGTCGAGGGCCGGGATGCCCTGGGCCTCGGGGTGGGAGTCGTCGATGACGACGGTCCACGCGCAGTGCGGATGCCTGTCGGCGGGCACCCGCGGCGGCCGGTGCAGGGGCCTGACCTGGGCGCGTGGATTGGTCGCCACAGCGGTGGCGTCGAACGTCGGGTCCTCGATGGTGTGGCACATCCCGAAGACGTATTTCTCGCCCATCGGTTCGACGTCGAGCAGGGCGCCGCAATGGTCGAGGTGGAACTCCCCGTGCCAGCGGTCGTGGATGGTGTAGCGAAAGTCCATGAACTGCGGCGGGGCGCCGATGTCGAGCTGCAGGCCCTTGAAGATGGTCGGCACGTCGTCGCCCTCGAAGTTCAGCGCCCGCTGCATCCGCCGGGTGTACACCGGGCTGGCGCCCGCCCACTCTTCGATGGCGATCTGCACCATCTCCTCGCGGCCGAACGCGTTGATGCACCAGGCCATGCCGGAGCGATCGATCATCTGGCCGATCAACAGCAGTTCGGGAACCAGGGCGGCAAGCTCGCGGCGGGACAGCTGCGCGTAACGGGACCGGCTCACGCGCCCAAAAATAATCCTGACTATGTTATAAAGTCAACAATGTCCGTTCCAGCAGGCCAGACAGTGCAGCGTTCGGTCGCCCCGACCCGGCGCACCAGTGCGCCGCGCAAGCGCGGGGACCACACCCGGGCCAGGATCATCGACGAGACGGTCCGCTGCATCGTCGAGGAGGGGTTCGCCGCAGCCACCGCCAAGCATGTGGCCGACCGTGCGGGCGTGACGTGGGGTGTCATCCAGTACCACTTCGGCGACCGCAACGGCCTGCTGATGGCCGTCGTCGACGACGGGGTGGCCCGCCTGGTCGAGAGCATGTCGTCGGCCGACGTCGGCGAGCTCGCCCTGCGCGAACGCATCGAGGTCGTCGTCGACACCGCGTGGAGCTGCTACAGCAGCCCGACCTCGCTGGCGGCCTTCGAAATCCTGCGGGCCACCCGCGGCGGCCCCGGCGAGGCCACGCGTCGCCACCTGCTCGAGATGAACGCGGCAATCGGCCAGCTCGGCCGGGTGATCACGCCCGCGGACGACGGCGTGGCCGACGTGATCTGGGCGGCGCTGCGTGGGGTGGTGCTGGCACAGATGATCATCGGCACGCCGATCGACTGGGAGCGCGAACGCCGCGCGCTGATAGACATGGTGACCTTGTACCTGGAACGCGGCGCCCCCGGTGTGCTGCAATGACGGGATGGGCCACGATGACGTCGCCGCGACCGAGGCGATCAAACAAGTCAAGTACCGGTATCTGCGCGCGCTGGACACCAAGCACTGGGACGACTTCGCCGACACGCTGACCGACGACGTCGTGGGCGACTACGGGTCGTCGGTCGGCGAGGAGCTGCACTTCACCAACCGCGTCGACCTGGTGAACTACATGCGCAAATCGCTTGGCCCGGCGGTCATCACCGAACACCGGGTGACCCACCCGGAGATCACGGTGGACGGCGACGAGGCGACGGGCACCTGGTATCTGCAGGACCGGGTGATGGTCACCGAGTTCGACTTCATGCTGATCGGCGCCGCCTTCTACCGCGACCGCTACCGCCGTACCGACGAGGGCTGGAAGATCAGCGCCACCGGTTACGACCGCACCTACGAGGCGACGATGTCGTTGGCCGGCCTCGACTTCAAGCTCAAGCCCGGACGCGCGCTGGACTGACTACTTTCCGATCGCGATCACCGCGCCGGGCTGCAGCCATTTCATGATCGACACCAGCTGAGCGTCGTCGACCGCGACGCAGCCCTCGGTGGGGTGACCGTCGGTGGTGTGGAAGAAGAACGCCGAGCCGCCGCCGGGTGCCTTGTTCTTGTTGACGCCCATCACGACCGCGTGCTTGTACTGCGGAATCTGCAGGTTCTCGCTCGCGGCCGTGTCGAACGGGCACTGCGCCTTCTGGCAGATCTGCATGGAGTTGAAGGTGGGGCTGTGGTCGTCGCCGCTCCACCAGTAGTTGGGACCGGTGACCTGCGTATAGGGCAGTCCCCCACCGGGATTGGGCGCGGTGCCGAACGCCGAGTCGAGGCTGTAGACGCCCATCGGGGTTGCCGGCACTCCGCTGCGGGCCTGCGGGGCCATGCCCGCGGACCCGACGTGGGCGGGAACTCCCGTCCTCAGCGGCTGCCAGCCCGCGGCGGTGCGCCCGTAGATGTCCATCTGCGCGTTGGAAGCGCCGGTGCTGACCACCGAGACCACCTGGGTGGCGTTGCCGACGGCGTTCGCGAACCAGGGAACGCCGGCGGCCCGGCCGGCCGGCGCCGCGACAAGCGATGCCGTGAGGACGCATGCCGCAGCGCACAGTGGGGCGAGGAATCGGCGCATGGATCAATCGTCGGGTCGCCCCAACCTCAGGGTCAAGTCAAGGTTTAGGTCCAGTTCGGTCACGCGCCGTGACCTTCGGCGCCTCGGCCGACGCCATCGGGAAGGGCCGAAATACGAAGAGGGCCAACAGGAAATACAGGTATCCCAGTGCCCAGCCGGCCAGCACGTCCGACGGGTAGTGCACGTTGAGCGCCACTCTCGCGGCCCCCACCGCGAGCAGGCAGAGCGCCGTGAGCGCGATCGCGACGCGGCCCAGCGCTCGTCCGACCATCGGCAGGCCGAAGGCCAGCAGCGCCAGCAGCAGCGCCGTCGCCTCGAGCGCATGACCGGACGGGAACGACGTCGACGGCGTGGGCACCAGCATGGTCGGCGGTCGCGGCCGGTTCGCCAGGGCCTTGGCCGCCGACGTCACGATCCCGTTGAGCGGCCCGCAGGCCATCAGCACCAGCGCCGCCCGCACGTTGCGCTTCACCGCGGCGGCAACCGCCGCCACCGTGCCCAGCACGCGCAGCGGGACCGGGCCGAGCGCGAAGGACAGCCCGTCCCAGAACCGCACCCATAGGGGGTGCTTGACCCCGGCGTCGTGCGCCGCGTCCAGCAACGACCAATCGAGGCCGTGCAGCCACGCCCAGTTCTCGCGGTAACCCACCCACATCGCCGCGTAGACGACGATCGCGGCCGGAACGGAAACGGCCAGAGCGGTCCGCTGTCGGATCATGGTCAACCGATACCAGCAGTGCAGCACGGGGATCGGGGCGGCCCGGACTTGCGGACCCGCGCCCCCGGCCGCGCGGCAGTCATACTGGCGTCATGGCCGTCTTTGTCCGCAGATTGTTCGGCATCGGCAAGCTGCCCGACGAGCTGCACGCTCAGGTCGAGGCCGAAGGCCTGCTCTTTCTCGCCGAGTACGTCGCCGTGACCCGGCGATTCAGCGGCGTCATCCCCGGCGTGCGGCTTCCGCACAGCGTGGCCAGCTACACCGGTTCGCTGGTCCTGACCTCCGAGCGGGTGCTGGCGACGCTGTCCATGCTGCCCAAGCTGGCCGGCGCAGTCGTGAATGTGAACTGGGACGCCCCGCAGACCGGCGCGGCGCGGGTCGAGATCTCGTCGACCGGCCTGCAGGTCGACGTCGACGTCGCCCGGGTCGATCCGAGGTTCAGCGGCGAACTGTCGCTGCACCACAAGGTCGCCGTGCCCGACGACGTGCTCGCCGGCCTGCCGAAGCGATCGCTGGCCTTCGACATGCCGCCCGAATACGTCTTCCGGGCGGTCGGCGTCACCTACAGTCCGTGATCGCGATCTCATATTGCGCGCCCTGATTCCTACGATGGGGGGCGTGACCGATCAGGTGTTCAGCGCTCAGGAGCGCCGGGCCGTCTATCGGGCGATCTCCGAACGACGGGACATGCGCCGCTTCTCCCCCGGTGGGGTGGTCGCCGAGGAGGTGCTCGCGCGCCTGCTGCAGGCCGCGCACGCCGCGCCCAGCGTCGGCCTGATGCAACCGTGGCGCTTCATCCGCATCACCGACGGCGCGCTGCGCCGGCGCATTCACGCGCTCGTCGACGAGGAGCGCCCGCTGACCGCCGCCGCCCTGGGCGAGCGGGGCGAGGAGTTCCTGGCGCTGAAGGTGGAGGGCGTTCTCGAGTGCGCGGAACTGCTGGTCGTGGCGTTGTGTGACAACCGCGACGAGCATGTGTTCGGTCGCCGGACGCTGCCGCAGATGGACCTGGCGTCGGTGTCGTGCGCCATCCAGAACCTGTGGCTCGCGGCCCGCTCCGAGGGCCTCGGCATGGGCTGGGTCTCGCTGTTCGATCCGCGGCGCCTGGCGGCCCTGCTGGCGATGCCGCCGGGCGCCGAGCCGGTGGCCATCCTGTGCCTGGGGCCGGTCCCGGAATTTCCCGATCGCCCGGCGCTGGAGCTGGACGGCTGGGCGCACGCCCGGCCGTTGTCGGAGTTCGTCTGCGAGAACGGCTGGGGCCGGCCGCCGGCTCGGTGAGGGCTGCCGGGGCGGCACACTCAGCTTTGTCGCAACCAGCTGCGGTATCGTCGCCGCCGGTCGCAAGGCAAGGCGGAGAGGTGGCGTAGGTGGCTGGCGGGCATCGGACGGGCAACGGCGCGGTCCGCACGGGCGCGGACCGCAAGGACAACGTGCTGATCGTGCACTGGCACGACCTGGGCCGTCACCTCGGTGCCTACGGCCACCGCGACGTCCACAGCCCCCGGCTGGACCGGCTTGCCGCAGACGGCATCCTGTTCACCCGGGCGTTCGCCACAGCGCCGCAGTGCTCGCCGTCGCGGGGCTCGCTGTTCACCGGGCGCTACCCGCAGACCAACGGCTTGATGGGACTGGCGCACCACGGTTGGGAATACCGCAGCGGCGTGCGCACCCTGCCGCAGATCCTCACCGAGTTCGGTTATCACTCAGCGCTTTTCGGCATGCAGCACGAGACATCGGAACCGAAGAGGCTGGGTTTCGACGAGTTCGACGTCTCAAACTCCTACTGCGATTACGTGGCCGACGTTGCGGGCCGGTGGCTGCAGGACAGCGCGCCGGCCCTGGGGCGGCCGTTCCTGCTGACCGCCGGGTTCTTCGAAGCCCACCGGCCCTACCCCGCCGAGCGCTACCAGCCGGCCGATGCCGCGGCCGTCGTCCCCCCCGACTACCTGCCCGACACCCCCGGTGTGCGCGGCGACCTGGCCGCCTTCTACGGGGCGATCGCCGCGGCCGACGCCGCGGCCGGCCGGCTGCTGGACGCGCTGTCCGACACGGGGCTCGACGCCAGCACGTGGGTGGTGTTCTTCACCGACCACGGGCCCGCGTTCCCCCGGGCCAAGTCCACCCTCTACGACGCCGGAACCGGCATCGGCATGATCGTCCGCCCGCCGACGGGCCGCGCCGTGGCGCCCCGCGTGTACGACGAACTGTTCAGCGGTGTCGACCTGGTGCCGACGCTGCTCGGCCTGCTCGGGCTGGATGTGCCGGCCGACGTCGACGGGATGTGCCACGCGGACGCGCTGCTGACGCCGGACCGGTGGGCCGAGCCGGTCCGGGACCACGTCTACACCACGAAGACCTATCACGACTCCTTCGACCCGATCCGCGGGATCCGCACCAAGGACTACAGCTACATCGAGAACTACGCCGTGCGGCCCTCCTTCGACTTTCCGCTGGACATCGAGGAGAGCCCGTCCGCGGCGTCCATCGCGCCGGTGGACCGGCCGCGGCCACAGCGTGAGCTCTACGACCTGCGCACCGACCCCAGCGAGACCACGAACCTGCTCGCGGGCGGCGATCCGGCCGTCGACGAGATCGCGACGGAATTGGCTCTACGGCTTAACGATTGGCGTCAGTGGACCTGCGACGTGATCCCGTCCGACGTCGCGGGCACCCGCATCGCGCTGCGCAGCATCGAGAAGTACCGACAGGCCCACCAGGACGCCGCGCCGCCCGGTTCGGCGATCGCCGGGCGCTAGCCGCAGCCGTTAGGCTCGTCGGGTGCCCCGCGCCGCAACGGCCTATCTCGTGCTCGCCACCCAGCGCAGCGGCAGCACACTGCTGCTGGAATCGCTGCGCGCCACCGGCATCGCCGGCAACCCGCAGGAGTTCTTCGAGCCACTGCCGTCCACCGGTATGCCGCCGCAGCCGCGCGATTGGTTCGCCGGAGTCGACGACGAGTCGATATTGCGGCTGCTCGACCCGTCGGACCCCGGTACCCCGGACGCCACGCCCCCGGCGACGTGGCGAGAGCACATCCGCGAGGCCGGCCGGACTCCCAACGGGGTGTGGGGCGGAAAGCTGATGTGGAACCAGACGCCCCTGTTGCTGCGCCGGGCGGCGGGACTGGCGGACCGCCGCGGTGACGGCCTGCGGGCGGCGATCCGGGACGTGATCGGCAGCGAGCCGGTCTACGTCCACGTCTACCGGCCCGACGTGGTGTCGCAGGCGGTGTCGTTCTGGCGGGCCGTGCAGACCCAGGCCTGGCAGGGTCACGCCGATCCGGAGCGCGACGCGCGGGCCGCCTACCACGCGGGTGCCATCGCGCACGTCGTCAAGATCCTGCGCTGCCAGGAGAACGGCTGGCGCGCGTGGTTCGCCGAGGAGGGCGTCGACCCGATCGACATCGCCTACCCGGTGCTGTGGCGCAACCTGACCGCGGTCGTCGCCACGGTGCTCGAGGCGCTCGGGCAGGATCCCGGCAAGGCGCCGCCGCCGATGCTGGAGCGGCAGGCGGACCACCGCTCGGACGAGTGGGTCGACCGCTACCGGGCCGAGGCGCAGGCGCTGGGGCTACCCACCTGAGCGCTGTGAGCCGCCGACCTCGGCGATGATGAACACCCGCCGGAACGGGAAGATCGTCACGCCGTCGGCGCGCGCCGGGTAGGCGTCGTCGAGCAGCGGGATCAGTTCTTGGCGGAACTGCTGCCAGCCGGATTCGTCGAGCCGCTCGCGGACGGGAACCAGCGCTGTGCCGGTGATCCATTCCAGGACGGGGTTCTCGCCGGTGAGCTGGTGTAGATAGGTGGTTTCCCAGACGTCTACCTTGCATCCGGCATCCAGCAGCAGGTTGGCGTAGTGGGTCGGTGGCTGTACCACCGCGCCGACTCGGAAAGGTATGTCGCGCAATGCCTTTGCGTAGGGCTCACGACGGGCGAGCGCCCGCACCGCCCCGTGCGACGGCGAATCGAAGTTGCCCGGCATCTGCACGCCGATCCACGATCCGGGGGCCAGCTCGCCGGCCCAGCGCACCAGCAGGTCGGAGTGCTCGGGCACCCAGTGCATGGCCGCGTTGCTGACCACCACGTCGGTGTCGGGGGCGGGCTTCCAGTCGCGCAGGTCGCCGGTGACGGCGTCGACGCCGCGCTCCTTTGCGGCGGCGACCATCTCCGGCGAGCTGTCGATCGCCTCGATCACCGCGTCCGGCCAGCGCCGGGCCAGATACTTCGTCAGGTTGCCGGGACCGCAACCGAGGTCGACGACGCGGCGCGCCCGCTCGGTCCCCACCCGGGAGACCAGGTCATGGAAGGGGCGGCCGCGATGGTCCGCGAAGGCCAGGTAGACGTCGGGATCCCACATATCGATCCTCCTGATCGTGGCCGTGACCGGTCGGCTGATGGACAGATCCGTATTACCGCATGGTGCTACCGCGGCGCGTGACTGGGGATACGATCGGCGTTCGTGGCGTCCGACAGCGATCCCATCGATCAGCGCATTCCGGTGCCGAACGTTGCCGGCGCGGACCTGCCGCCCGGCGCCGCGGGGCTGCCCCCACTGTCGGCGCTGTCCCGCCGGCAGCGCATGGTCGTCGAGGCGTCGGCCATCGGCGACCTCGCGCTGCGCACCTGGGTGGCGTCCCTGCTCGCCGCGACGGTGGCGCCGGTCGCGGTCGCTTCCGCCCTGCGCCGGGCCGACTCCGGTGCCGAGCGGCGCAACCTCGACTTCTACGCCGAGCTGGCGGCCCAGCGTGATCCGGTCAAGTCGTTTCCCGCGCCACCCGGCCCGCCGCGGGTCTCGTCGCTGCCGGCCGGGCAGGTCGCGCACTGGGTCGCACACGGGACGGTGTACAACCTCTCGTTTCCCAGCAGCTTCACCGCGATCAACCCCGCCATGCGCGAGCGCTGGGGCGCGCTGCGGTCCAACAACGTGGTGCGCGCCCAGCACTGGCGCCACCACGACGGCCCCCGGCCCACGCTGTGCGTCATCCACGGGTTCATGGGCTCGTCGTATCTGGCCAACGGGCGGTTCTTCACACTGCCCTGGTATTACCGGTCCGGTTACGACGTCCTCATGTACACGTTGCCCTTTCACGGCGAGCGTGCCGAAAAGCGTTCGCCGTTCAGCGGATTCGGCTATTTCGCGGGCGGGCTGAGCGGGTTCGCCGAGGCGGTGGCCCAGGCCGTGCACGACTTCCGTTCGATCGTCGACTATTTGCGCCAGAGCGGGGTGGACCGCATCGCGCTGACGGGCATCTCGCTGGGCGGATACACCTCGGCGCTGGTCGCCTCGGTCGACGATCGCCTCGAGGCGGTGATCCCCAACTGCCCCGTCGTGACCCCGGTGAAGATGTTCCGCGAATGGTTCCCCGCCAACAAGCTCGTTCGGCTGGGCCTGCGCCTGTCCGACATCGGCGACGACGACCTGGCCGCCGGGTTATCCTACCACTGCCCGCTGAACTACGCGCCGCGCCTACCCAAGGACCGCCGGATGATCATCACCGGGATGGGCGACCGGATGGCGCCGCCGGATCACGCCGTCGCGCTATGGGAGCACTGGGATCGCTGTGCGCTGCACTGGTTTCCGGGCAGCCACGTGATGCACGTCAGCCAGCTGGACTATCTGCGCCGGATGACCGCGTTCCTGCACGCGGTCATGTTCTAGCGGTTTCGGCGAGCGGCGCCCGGTGGGCCCCGGCGCCGGGAGTGTGCAGGCGCAGCCGTTGCAGCAGGTCGGCCGGCGCAACGGTGTGCCCGTCCAGGCGCTGCGTGGACAGGAGGTCCAGGCGCATCAGCGCCGGCTGGTGAATCCCGCGCTGCGGCGCCAGGCCGGTCAGCGGCGCACCGCCGCCCGGCGGCGTATCGGTCAGGAACGCGCAAGCAGCGGCGATCGTGTTGTGGGTCCTGTCCCCTGCGATCTCCAGCGCCGTGCACGTCTCGCGCGCAGGGTACGAATGGATTGCGTCCAGGGTTTCGGGCAGGGCGTCGTCAACCCGAATACTGTAGGCCGCCATGTAATCTGACTCGCCCCGCTGTACTCCGCGCCAACTTTCGCGGGTATTGGGCGACAGTAACCGCGGAACGTCGTCGTCCGCCACCATGGTTGCTTCCCATCCGAGTTGCCTGAGGTGATCGGCCAGCCGCCGCGCCGCCACCTCGGTGGTCTCGTGCAGCGGAATCTGCGGTGAGCGCGCCTGAAGCGCCGCCAGATTGTCGGCGGCCGATACGGTCAGCCCGATCCACGTCTCCCGCCTTGCGGCGTCGGTTGGGTTGTCGCGGAAGGTGACCCGTATCTTGTCGGCACGGATGCCGTAACGGTCCAGGTATCCGGCGATGAGCGGCAGCGGCAGCACGTCGGTGTCGCCGATCGGCGCGCCGAGACGCAGCAGCGCCGTCGTCGATGTGCCATCACCGGGTTCGGGAACGAAGCTGCCGCTGCGCCCCATGATCGCCAGCCGACGGCGCAGGATCGTGGTCACGTACAAACCTCGCCAGCAGCCGAACAACAGGATCAGCACGACGGCGCACGTGCCGAGCACCCAGTAGTCGCGAGTTGAGTTCCAGGGATAGGCCATCACCGCGGGCACCACGGCCAGCAGCGCCAGTGTGATACGGCCCCTCCCGGGTGTCGGCATCGAGCTCACGAGGTGGTGTCCTTTCTGCGGGTGATCGTGACGACCCCGGCGACGGCCCCGACGAGCAGAGCCAGTGCGGCGGTACCGACGAACGCGATGGTCCGCGGTCTGGTGTCCGTTGGCGCCGGTGTCGGCGGCAGGGCGACCGGCTTGGCCGGCACCACCTCCGATCGGTTACCGGGGGCAAGTTGCCAGGTCAGGGCCGCCACCGGGTCGACGCTGCCCGCGCCGACGACGTTGGACGTGACCCGGGCGCCGTTGTGTGCCGTCGCCGTGATGCGGCGTACGACCTGGCTGGCGCTCAGTTCGGGGTACTTGCTGCGTACCAGTGCGGCGACGCCCGACACGTAGCCGGCCGCATAGCCGGTGCCGCTGAGGGCGCCGAGTTGCTGGTGCGCGTCGGGCAGGCCGTCGGCAAGGCCGCCGCCATCGCCGTTGCTCACCGAAACGATGTGCTCGCCGGGCGCCGCGACACCCACCCACGGCCCCGCCATGGTGAACTTCGAAGGGCCGCCGTCAGGCGTCAGCGAGGCCACCGACAGGACGTAGGGCTGCCACCACGAGGGAATGGAGATCGACGTGACGCCGCCCCAGTTGCGCGGATCGTTCGGGTGGCTCAGGTCGGTGAGCGGATTGGACTCACACGACGATCCGCCGGCCAGCGATCCGGTCGTCCCGCTGTCTCCGGCAGCGGCCACGATGACGGCGTCCTTGTCCACCGCCGCGTAGCGGATCGCCGCGCCGAGCGCGGCCTGGTCGATCGGCCGGTCGGCGGGCAGGCACGTGATCCCGGAGATGTTGATCACCCGCGCCCCGAGGTCGGCCGCGTGCACGATCGCCCGGCCCAGCGTTGTGACCTCGAGGGAGGCTTGCGCCAGCTGCGGGTCGCCGCCCGGTGTGCGCGGGGAGAACATGGCCGACGTGCTCCTGATCGACACCACCCGCGCTCCCGGCGCCACCCCGGAGAACCCGTCGTCACCGGACGGCTGGCCGGCGATGATCCCGGCGACCAGGGTGCCGTGTCCGTCGCAGTCGGTCAGGCCGTCGGTGGTCTCGACGAAATCGCCGCCCGGGTCCACGTTCGGCAGCCGCGGGCCGGGCCGCACCCCGGTGTCGATGACGGCCACCAGCTGCCCGTCACCGCGCGAAACCTGCCAGGCCGCGGGAAGGTTCAGCATCGCCTGGCTGGGCGACACCGCGCCCGGATCGCTGCCGGGAATTACTCCGGACGTGACGCAGGGGCCGCGCTGCTCCATCGGTTGCACGGGTCCCGGGGTTCCGCTGGGCGGCGGCACACCCTGGTCGACTGCGGGCGGGCTCACCGCCAGCGCCGACGGGCACGCCCACATCACAGCGGCGCAGGTCGCTGTGAGGAATGCCGCTCCGGCCCGGATCATCGATTGAGGATCCAGCTGAACAGACCCACCACGTACGCCATGACCGGGATCAGCGAGGCGTCGAGGCCGGCCGCAACAAAGCCCACGAGCCGGCGCAGGGGTAGCGAATAGCTTTCCGGCTCGGCGATGCGCGGGTTGATCGCCACGACTACCCACACGGCGGCGAGCACGACGAGGACGACCACCGCGACCAGCGCAGCGGCGTACCGCCCGGTCGCCAAGTAGACGACCAGCAGGGTGCCCCCGACCAGGTAGGGCTGGCCGAGCAGCCAGGTTTTGCACGCGGCCGAGTCCCATACCCGGGCGCGCAGAACGGACGCCGTCGCGGTCGCCCCCACCACGTACCAGCCAAGAGCACCCGAGCCGGTCAACGCCTCGGGTCGCAACGCAATCGCTACCGATCCCAGGACGCTGAGCAGCACGGCGGCGGCGATGAAGCCGCTCTGATGGGCGTCGCTGATCCGCACCCGCCGCGGCAGGTCCTCGAGCACCGACAGCGACGGCGCCGACGGAGTCGGGTCGCCGGGGGCCGGTATGACGGGCAGCGGAAAGCGCGCCGCCAGCGCGGAAAGATGCGCCGCCTCCACCGTGATGAGCAGAGCGGCGACGATCAATCCGCAGCCGGTGCTGAGAATCGGCAGGCGCCACAGCAGTTCTGCACCGGCGGCAAGCAGCACACCGGCACCTGTCACCGCGGTCGTGGTGAACAACCCGACAATTCGCTCACGCTCGGCACTGGGCACCATCAGGCCGATCAGCGACCACGCGGTGACGCCGGCCGCGGCCAGCATCACTTGCGCCGGCCCGAATCTGCCGGGGACCGCCACCGCCAACGCCGCCGCGACGGGTACCAGCGCCGCGGCCGAGAGCGCCAACCCGGTGCGCGCGGAACGCGCCGCCAACAGCAGGCCGGCCAGCGCGGTGAGCGCCGCGATGACGGCGACGGCGATCAGTCCGGACACCGCGCCGGTGGCGACCCGGTAGGTGGTCCCCAGAGCGGTCCCCGCGAACGCGGCGGCGATCGCCGCCGCCAGCGCACCGCGCTGGATATGTGCGGTGCCCCAAGGCCTCAGCCGGGAGGTCGAGAAGATCATGGCCGCGTCGGCGACATCCTCGACGATGCCGGGTGCGGACGGACCGACAGGCAACGGCTGCAGCGCCAGCAGGTCACCGTCGACCACTCCGACGGTGTCCAGGCTCGCATCCAGGCTGAACGGCGCTCCCCCGATGGGCGCCAGGCTCAGTTGTGCGGCCGGACCTGCGTCGGCGGCCCGGGGAGCGGTGGCGTCGTCCACATCGCCGTTCGAGGTAGCGGGCGCTACCAAATGCTTTACGGCGGGCAGTATTTCGCGCAGCGGCAACTCTGTGGGCAGGGCCATCTCCGTCAGCCTGTTGTCCGCCAGGATGGCCACGCGGACGATTGGCATGACGGTGCCGGCCGTCACCGGAGCCCCCAAGAGTGCTCGGGCC
Proteins encoded in this region:
- a CDS encoding TetR/AcrR family transcriptional regulator, with the translated sequence MSVPAGQTVQRSVAPTRRTSAPRKRGDHTRARIIDETVRCIVEEGFAAATAKHVADRAGVTWGVIQYHFGDRNGLLMAVVDDGVARLVESMSSADVGELALRERIEVVVDTAWSCYSSPTSLAAFEILRATRGGPGEATRRHLLEMNAAIGQLGRVITPADDGVADVIWAALRGVVLAQMIIGTPIDWERERRALIDMVTLYLERGAPGVLQ
- a CDS encoding nuclear transport factor 2 family protein, whose protein sequence is MGHDDVAATEAIKQVKYRYLRALDTKHWDDFADTLTDDVVGDYGSSVGEELHFTNRVDLVNYMRKSLGPAVITEHRVTHPEITVDGDEATGTWYLQDRVMVTEFDFMLIGAAFYRDRYRRTDEGWKISATGYDRTYEATMSLAGLDFKLKPGRALD
- a CDS encoding L,D-transpeptidase family protein — its product is MRRFLAPLCAAACVLTASLVAAPAGRAAGVPWFANAVGNATQVVSVVSTGASNAQMDIYGRTAAGWQPLRTGVPAHVGSAGMAPQARSGVPATPMGVYSLDSAFGTAPNPGGGLPYTQVTGPNYWWSGDDHSPTFNSMQICQKAQCPFDTAASENLQIPQYKHAVVMGVNKNKAPGGGSAFFFHTTDGHPTEGCVAVDDAQLVSIMKWLQPGAVIAIGK
- a CDS encoding phosphatase PAP2 family protein, with protein sequence MIRQRTALAVSVPAAIVVYAAMWVGYRENWAWLHGLDWSLLDAAHDAGVKHPLWVRFWDGLSFALGPVPLRVLGTVAAVAAAVKRNVRAALVLMACGPLNGIVTSAAKALANRPRPPTMLVPTPSTSFPSGHALEATALLLALLAFGLPMVGRALGRVAIALTALCLLAVGAARVALNVHYPSDVLAGWALGYLYFLLALFVFRPFPMASAEAPKVTARDRTGPKP
- the bluB gene encoding 5,6-dimethylbenzimidazole synthase, translated to MFSAQERRAVYRAISERRDMRRFSPGGVVAEEVLARLLQAAHAAPSVGLMQPWRFIRITDGALRRRIHALVDEERPLTAAALGERGEEFLALKVEGVLECAELLVVALCDNRDEHVFGRRTLPQMDLASVSCAIQNLWLAARSEGLGMGWVSLFDPRRLAALLAMPPGAEPVAILCLGPVPEFPDRPALELDGWAHARPLSEFVCENGWGRPPAR
- a CDS encoding sulfatase family protein — its product is MAGGHRTGNGAVRTGADRKDNVLIVHWHDLGRHLGAYGHRDVHSPRLDRLAADGILFTRAFATAPQCSPSRGSLFTGRYPQTNGLMGLAHHGWEYRSGVRTLPQILTEFGYHSALFGMQHETSEPKRLGFDEFDVSNSYCDYVADVAGRWLQDSAPALGRPFLLTAGFFEAHRPYPAERYQPADAAAVVPPDYLPDTPGVRGDLAAFYGAIAAADAAAGRLLDALSDTGLDASTWVVFFTDHGPAFPRAKSTLYDAGTGIGMIVRPPTGRAVAPRVYDELFSGVDLVPTLLGLLGLDVPADVDGMCHADALLTPDRWAEPVRDHVYTTKTYHDSFDPIRGIRTKDYSYIENYAVRPSFDFPLDIEESPSAASIAPVDRPRPQRELYDLRTDPSETTNLLAGGDPAVDEIATELALRLNDWRQWTCDVIPSDVAGTRIALRSIEKYRQAHQDAAPPGSAIAGR
- the stf0 gene encoding trehalose 2-sulfotransferase — encoded protein: MPRAATAYLVLATQRSGSTLLLESLRATGIAGNPQEFFEPLPSTGMPPQPRDWFAGVDDESILRLLDPSDPGTPDATPPATWREHIREAGRTPNGVWGGKLMWNQTPLLLRRAAGLADRRGDGLRAAIRDVIGSEPVYVHVYRPDVVSQAVSFWRAVQTQAWQGHADPERDARAAYHAGAIAHVVKILRCQENGWRAWFAEEGVDPIDIAYPVLWRNLTAVVATVLEALGQDPGKAPPPMLERQADHRSDEWVDRYRAEAQALGLPT
- a CDS encoding trans-aconitate 2-methyltransferase; its protein translation is MWDPDVYLAFADHRGRPFHDLVSRVGTERARRVVDLGCGPGNLTKYLARRWPDAVIEAIDSSPEMVAAAKERGVDAVTGDLRDWKPAPDTDVVVSNAAMHWVPEHSDLLVRWAGELAPGSWIGVQMPGNFDSPSHGAVRALARREPYAKALRDIPFRVGAVVQPPTHYANLLLDAGCKVDVWETTYLHQLTGENPVLEWITGTALVPVRERLDESGWQQFRQELIPLLDDAYPARADGVTIFPFRRVFIIAEVGGSQRSGG